GGCCCTGGAATGGGGCGTCACCGGTGCCGGCCTGCGTTCCACCGGGCTCGATTTCGACCTGCGCAAGGCGCGCCCGTACTCCGGCTACCAGAACTTCGAGTTCGAAATTCCGACAGCCGTGAATGGCGATGCCTACGACCGTTGCATCGTGCGCGTCGAAGAAATGCGCCAGAGCCTGAAGATCATCGAGCAGTGCATGCGCAACATGCCGGCAGGCCCGTACAAGGCGGATCACCCGCTGACCACGCCGCCGCCCAAAGAGCGCACGCTGCAGCACATCGAAACCCTGATCACGCACTTCCTGCAGGTTTCGTGGGGCCCGGTCATGCCGGCCAACGAGTCCTTCCAGATGATTGAAGCGACCAAGGGCATCAACAGTTATTACCTGACGAGCGATGGCGGCACCATGAGCTACCGCACCCGGATTCGCACCCCAAGCTTCCCGCACTTGCAGCAGATCCCTTCGGTGATCAAAGGCGAGATGGTCGCGGACTTGATTGCGTACCTGGGTAGTATCGATTTCGTTATGGCCGACGTGGACCGCTAAGCATGAACAGCACGCTTATCCAGACAGACCGTTTCACCTTGAGTGAAACCGAGCGCTCGGCCATCGAGCACGAGCTGCATCACTACGAAGACCCGCGCGCGGCGTCGATCGAAGCCTTGAAGATCGTGCAAAAGGAACGTGGCTGGGTGCCGGACGGCGCCCTCTACGCCATCGGCGAGATCCTTGGCATCCCGGCCAGCGACGTTGAAGGCGTGGCGACGTTCTACAGCCAGATCTTCCGCCAGCCGGTCGGCCGCCACATCATTCGGGTGTGCGACAGCATGGTCTGCTACATCGGTGGCCACGAATCCGTGGTCAGCGAGATCCAGGCCAAGCTGGGCATCGGCCTGGGCCAGACCACCGCAGACGGCCGCTTCACGCTGCTGCCGGTGTGCTGCCTGGGCAACTGCGACAAGGCGCCGGCGTTGATGATCGACGACGACACATTCGGTGACGTGCAGCCTGCTGGCGTGACCCAATTGCTCGAGGGCTACCCATGACCCTGACTTCCTTCGGCCCGGCCAACCTGATCAAGCGTTCGGCCGAGACCCACCCGCTGACCTGGCGCCTGCGTGACGACGGCGAGCCTGTATGGCTCGACGAGTACCAGGCCAAGAACGGCTACGCCGCCGCGCGCAAGGCCTTCGCCGACATGGCCCAGGACGACATCGTCCAGACCGTGAAAGACGCCGGCCTCAAGGGCCGCGGCGGCGCAGGCTTTCCCACGGGCGTGAAGTGGGGCCTGATGCCCAAAGACGAATCCATCAATATCCGCTACCTGCTATGCAACGCGGATGAAATGGAGCCCAACACCTGGAAAGACCGCATGCTGATGGAGCAACTGCCCCATCTGCTGATCGAAGGCATGCTCATCAGTGCCCGCGCGCTGAAAACCTACCGCGGCTACATCTTCCTGCGTGGCGAATACACCACCGCCGCCAAGCACCTCAACCGTGCCGTGGCTGAAGCCAAGGCGGCGGGCCTGCTGGGCAAGAACATCCTGGGTTCGGGTTTTGATTTCGAACTGTTCGTGCACACCGGCGCCGGGCGTTACATCTGCGGTGAAGAAACCGCACTGATCAACTCCCTCGAAGGCCGCCGCGCCAACCCGCGCTCCAAGCCGCCCTTCCCTGCCGCCGTCGGCGTGTGGGGCAAGCCGACGTGCGTGAACAACGTCGAAACCCTGTGCAACGTGCCGGCGATCATCGCCGACGGCGTGGACTGGTACAAATCCCTGGCCCGCGAAGGCAGTGAAGACATGGGCACCAAGCTCATGGGCTTCTCCGGCAAGGTCAAGAACCCTGGCCTGTGGGAGCTGCCGTTCGGCGTGACCGCACGCGAGCTGTTCGAGGACTACGCCGGCGGCATGCGCGACGGCTACACCCTCAAGGCCTGGCAGCCAGGCGGCGCCGGCACCGGCTTCCTGCTGCCCGAGCACCTGGACGCGCAGATGTATGCCGGCGGCATCGGCAAGGTGGGCACCCGGATGGGTACCGGCCTGGCGATGGCGGTGGACAACACGGTGAACATGGTCTCGCTGCTGCGCAACATGGAGCAGTTCTTTGCCCGTGAATCCTGCGGCTTCTGCACCCCCTGCCGTGACGGCCTGCCGTGGAGCGTCAAGCTGCTGATGGCCCTGGAAAATGGTGAAGGCCGCGAGGGTGACATCGAAACCCTGCTGGGCCTGGTTGGTTTCCTCGGCCCAGGCAAGACCTTCTGTGCGCACGCACCGGGCGCCGTGGAACCATTGGGCAGCGCAATCAAATACTTCCGCCCTGAATTCGAGGCCGGCATCGCGCCAAACCGCGCGGGCGAACTCACTCAGGTGGTATCACCGACCATGGTCGGTGCGTAGCGCTTAAAGAAGCGAAGGGTTCATGCCTTTCGCTTTTCTCGTGTGCGGACGCCTTGATGGCTGTGTAGATGCACATGAATAACAAGATTCCATTAGCCACGCCCGCTGACAACGGGCCAACGAAGAACTTTGAACCATGGCCACTATCCACGTAGACGGCAAAGCGCTCGAAGTCGATGGGGCGGACAACCTGTTACAGGCATGTCTGTCTCTCGGCCTCGACATCCCGTATTTCTGCTGGCACCCCGCGCTCGGTAGCGTCGGTGCCTGTCGCCAGTGTGCGGTCAAGCAGTACACCGACGAGAACGACACCCGTGGTCGTATCGTCATGTCCTGCATGACCCCAGCCACCGACAACACCTGGATCTCCATCGACGATGATGAATCCAAGGCGTTCCGCGCCAGTGTCGTCGAATGGCTGATGACCAACCACCCCCACGACTGCCCGGTCTGTGAGGAAGGCGGTCACTGCCACCTGCAAGACATGACGGTGATGACCGGCCACAACGAGCGCCGCTATCGCTTCACCAAGCGCACCCACCAGAACCAGGACCTCGGCCCGTTCATTTCCCACGAAATGAACCGCTGCATCGCCTGCTACCGTTGCGTGCGTTTCTATAAGGACTACGCCGGCGGCACCGACCTGGGCGTGTTCGGCGCCCACGAC
This region of Pseudomonas sp. MUP55 genomic DNA includes:
- the nuoE gene encoding NADH-quinone oxidoreductase subunit NuoE, producing the protein MNSTLIQTDRFTLSETERSAIEHELHHYEDPRAASIEALKIVQKERGWVPDGALYAIGEILGIPASDVEGVATFYSQIFRQPVGRHIIRVCDSMVCYIGGHESVVSEIQAKLGIGLGQTTADGRFTLLPVCCLGNCDKAPALMIDDDTFGDVQPAGVTQLLEGYP
- the nuoF gene encoding NADH-quinone oxidoreductase subunit NuoF, yielding MTLTSFGPANLIKRSAETHPLTWRLRDDGEPVWLDEYQAKNGYAAARKAFADMAQDDIVQTVKDAGLKGRGGAGFPTGVKWGLMPKDESINIRYLLCNADEMEPNTWKDRMLMEQLPHLLIEGMLISARALKTYRGYIFLRGEYTTAAKHLNRAVAEAKAAGLLGKNILGSGFDFELFVHTGAGRYICGEETALINSLEGRRANPRSKPPFPAAVGVWGKPTCVNNVETLCNVPAIIADGVDWYKSLAREGSEDMGTKLMGFSGKVKNPGLWELPFGVTARELFEDYAGGMRDGYTLKAWQPGGAGTGFLLPEHLDAQMYAGGIGKVGTRMGTGLAMAVDNTVNMVSLLRNMEQFFARESCGFCTPCRDGLPWSVKLLMALENGEGREGDIETLLGLVGFLGPGKTFCAHAPGAVEPLGSAIKYFRPEFEAGIAPNRAGELTQVVSPTMVGA